The following DNA comes from Labrus mixtus chromosome 8, fLabMix1.1, whole genome shotgun sequence.
ggtccagctctctcagatgggaggggttggacatCAGAGCTGAGGCCACGACTTCACAGTGAGTCTCTGACAGTCCACAGTCTGAAAACCTGTCATGACATTAATGTTACATAATATGTTATTTAAAGGAATGTCTTAATATTTTGACATATTCTGATAATCCCTTTACATCAATGGTTCAGCTGATCTGATTTAACTTTTGTTAACatgaaacatgttaacatgAACATGAAAGGATAGAGAAGGAAACTGGGAAGAGAGTGGGAAATTACATGTGGTAAAGGGCTGAGAGTATGAGGGCTGTCTGCTTGGAGGACGATAGCCTCCGTATATGGGTTAAGTGTGCAAACCACAAAGCCAGTCGGCGCCTCaaacctgcagactttaaaccTTTGTTTGGTCTTCATCTTgcagagggacaaaaaatgcattttttattttttaatgtcgacaGAATTATCAGAGTAATCTGTCTCTACATTTGAATTTTAGGGGAATTTTACATACTTTagtaatccctgagggaaattgtgttttacactctgttattaagAGACATATTCTCTAGAGCGGGAGCTTCAAATTTACGGCCCGTGGGCCAAATACAGCccgacagcaggtttcatccGGCCTGGGAGACGTTCTGGGAAGAAggggaacattttgaaaaatatttgagtttttgtaataaatgaaagggtaactaaaccccatattttcagctgtaaatGAAATGTCATTTGAAGTCGAAGACTTATTCTTATCTATTTGTCTCCTGTAGACTCTCAAATAGAGCACGACCACGGACTTCCATATCCGTATCGTTTTGACTCGTTAGTAGGGGCAGCAACAGCAGAGACAGCTGATGACGTGGACAGTGAGGTGCAGGAGAGGATGGGGGACGTTTCTGACTGGTACACGAGGCCCCCTGGAGGATTTATGGCTTTTCAATTTTAGACAAATAACCACTGTTATACGAGCAgggtatgtctgtctgtgaatggctcagtgcgcatgtgtgtgggtggggggagcgagtgaggagagagagagaaccgggcgagtgtgtgtgcaagagGCATGTTATGATGCTTGGGACCGGAGCAGAATAaggaggagaaatcagagtcaCGAGGCTTTTATAGGTTTGGTGATGTAGGCATTCACTCCACACAGCCGTTAGAGTTTTTCAAACTGAAGGGCAgacactatgcacatttctaacacaatatttccAATTTCAatacttcagtgtttcccctcgGTTTaaagcgttggggggggggtggggacaggccgacatgccgacacggcgacacaaacacttgaaggaatcttggtggtcatgtgttacttttaatgacagatgtccttttctatcataaaggtatccttaaatgacttctttccctgatttccgactctatccactatcctatctctacaataaaggtccaaaaagcccaaaaataaatctttaaaaaacttttacttgacctttggggggggggggggggctgttggGAGGGCTGTtgctaatataatggtaggggaaacactgtactttgtactcaaatgtcgagatttggacttgaattgatccataatactacttaatactcaaatacaaaggtttatagttgaaaagagtggttttagggtttagttactctttaaatatttcaaatacatATTTTCACCTATGCATGGATACACCTCGTTGCTAACAGGTGTATTGAAAATGCCATTGCTGTATGCAATTAGCGTAAGCCGCGATGCTAACGGACTACATGTAAAATGTCATATGCTTATGCTAATTAGTTAGTGTTTAGGGTGTGAAACATGCGGTATCCATTCAAGGCTTTTTGTGATCTGTAAGTACAAAAGTGTTAAATTTTGGAGGCTGAATGTGACTCAGCTTAGCAACAGTATGTAAATTAGTAAGGAATAGTTTAATGCAAGTTatgataaaaaacatttctgtttagtTCATTTTAAACTCCTTCGTGGAGTCTCCTGCACAGAGCTTCAGTGATTCATAGAACAGTTAATTAAACTTGGATATAAGCATGTATTAATGTATGTATGAACTTATAAATAAGTACAGTATAAATGTATGCACATATGCATGTTTATATGTATGCATAAATGTAGTTTTGTACGTGGTTATGCATACAaatgcatatacagtatatgcacaATATTTAGGTAAGTATTAGGGCTGCACCACATTGGGAAAAATTTACATTGTAATATTTCTGTTTCCTGCGATATATATTgcgatatttttttaaagtttactgCTTCACTCTGTTCAGCTGAACTCTCCCTGAAATGATGATTACAGACTCTCACCTGattgcctctgtctctctctgtctctgtgaacGCTGTTTGCGTTTGAAAAGAGTCAAAATGATGTTGATATCCATTAATTATCCATATTGATGAATAATATTTCCTGCAAGTGATTCTTCTCACATCAGGTCAGACTTTTTAATAACGTGCTCATGCACTGAGGTTCAATCATTTAAGTTTCCCTCCGCGACCAAATAATATTAAGgggatatttattaaatatgttaaCGTGCTGCGCCCCTCCAGCATGCGCTcgagagagacacacagcggGAGcgagcacacacatacaggctgaGCAGACGCACAATGGCTCACAgagtttgtcctcctcctgcgttttgactttttttgtagTCTTGAGTAATCAGTTGCCAGAGATGTGAATCAATGAAGAGTAATGTTTAGAGACATTTCTAGAACAAGCACAATGCATTTTGTGAAGATGGTCCGCCTTAGAAAAAAAGGGCGATTTCTGCAGGAAGCAAAGCAAACTTTAAGCAATGGATTACTTCGACATTTACCTGTATGACTGTTTCAAGTTTTATGGCAGCTCATGAAATCGTAAGGCAAGGGAAGGAGGAcgtgaaataaacaataaaatgggCTATCAGGGCAGGCGCGTCTCACCCGTGGGTGCTGTGGGTGTTGCGACACCACTGAAACGTATTTTCATTCCCCACACTTTTTACCAGTGGAGTCATCTATGAAAACCTATTGGTCAAGTAAGATTCATTAAGTGACAATAAAGCCAATCATATATGTTTGGTTACAGTTAAAGCACGGTAAAGTTAAGTGCATttaatcctcctgtcactcatcacgggctgagtcagagctcagagctaacaaatggatacatgctacatgtagcatccttctgaaagagagttagtcacccaaacagcttttaagataaatccacctcacaaaTAGGGTTGCCACCttccaagcagaaaaataaaggacaccCTGCAGCGGGGTGCAACTCAGTAGGGGCCTGACCACCACTGGTCCAACGGTGGGGTGGGGCTCGAGTTGTGGTGAATCATGATTTAAAACGtggttttaatgaagtaatAAGAGTCATACTTAAAGCTTTATTAtcacttttttattctgaaataatttacaaaaacgCAAAACTTCAGTGTAAAGGCAGATACAGTAATGTATGCACAATGAAATGCACCTAACAGGATGTCAGCAGATGATCACTACTAGCTAGGCCTATCTAATTTACAACTTAacttaaacttcaaataaagttattaacttAACATTAATTCATTCAATATTATTGAAGTGCTTTTGACACTGCTGTAACATAGAGGGGAGgatgacagatttttaattaaataaacagtaaGAATTTAATAGTAGTTCATttattctgtccttctgtctgtcatttttgttgttttctcatgatgAATGATACTATTAATATGgttttgaactattttcttaTTCTATTAATTAAGTGTCTTCTGTCAATAtattgatgttgtattgatgatATCTCGCCCAGGCCAAACTGTGAATACAGATTtggctaaaataaatgtcatctttttgttttatgtaccGAAAAATGTTCACACTATCCAAACTATACTGGAATAACCTATCTATAAACATGggagaaaatatattaagtaggcctacaatagtttcctttacattatattcattttcacaGACACTGTCAAGTGTGCGTCTGTTGGAGGAAGGACAAGTAACTGGACAGTCATAAACcttaaacaaacattaataaaaacgGTTGTCTAAATGAAATGACTTAGCTGTAAACCTCAAGACATGCATCTGAATTAACACCTCTATCAACCATTTAATAttaattagttacttaatttaaatgtaaaccCTTAATTAATGTTAACAACAGAcctttgttaactgttaatGAATGCTTATTATTGTATGAATTAACTATAAATCAAAGGTGCACTATGAAggtttggtagagaaatgtgaaagttggagaattgtacagattctgtggtatatgttcataactctaaacacaaactgtcctcagaggaacattacAGTAAAACCGttactctcctggtagcttttgaGCTCTAAACAGTGTTCAGTGACCCATTTTGTTCTTTGactaaagtttgtgtattcagttcagaaaatatagcatagaattatttaacttctccaactttcaaatttcactaccaaatctacatagtgcacctttaatgctCATCACTGTATTAAGTAATGTTAATaacatatttataaaatgtaaaattattacACATTAGTTAACTGTTAGTAACCATTAGTTTATGCTTATTACTGTATTAACTAATGTTAATGAATGTACCCTTATTATAAAGTTTAAGCTATAAAAGTGactgatacttttttttatatttcagttgaACAGAGATTTTATAGCAGtctttcccacacatagacaaTACTAGGGCGGGCCGCCCAGGTAAATTTGTGGCCGCCctagtatatttccgacctgttttttctatgttgttgttttttttttttttttttatcaaaaaatTGCTGCGAGCttgagcaggggagagagagcgtgcACGAGTGAGTGCAGGCACGCTCATGGCTCCGTGCAGCAAAACTCCTATCTCGACAGAGAGAAGGTCCGCTGTCCACACACCCCTCTTGTAAATGTACCTTGCGCCaataaaaactgaagcttctcatggcttcgttttaaaaatgttaatatacagctgcttgctgctgattctgaactcctataaataacagaatatcaagAGGAACTTTAGAAAACGCTAGAAAtactcctggtgtttgtgtctgtgggcGTCCGTGGATAAATTGAACAGATTAAAGTAGTttgttgcaaaaagaaaattaatttagaggggaaaacacatttgatataaatgcaAACCcaatattaaaatataccctaagataagactaagaaaataaaaaaagacgatCGTCTGCACCCCCCTTGCGCGTACTCCACCGCCCAGGTACCTCGTCATTCTGTGCGAAACActgtatagtatatatatatgaataaatgaacagtTTATTTATACTCCTATTTAATCACATCTGGACTTACTTTGCCTTTCTGcagttcctcacagctggaatcaGTCTCAGTCGTCCCTGGTCTGATGAGTTGCACTCCTTCAGGTCCAACTCATCCAGAACCTCCTCTGACATCTGCAGCATGTAGGCCAGAGCAGAGCAGTGGATATCAGAGAGTCTCTCCTCTGATCTGTTCGCTGATTTCAGGAACTCTTGGATCTCCTGATGGACTGAGAGGTCGTTGATCTCCGTCAGACAGTGGAAGATGTTGATGCTTCTGTCAGGAGAGATATCATCACTGTTCATCTCCTTCAGGTTGTTGATGACTCTCTGGATAATTTCTGGACTGTTGTCTGTCTGACCCAGCAGGCCTCCTAAGAGTCTCTGGTTGGACTCCAGAGAGAGGCCATGAAGGAAGCGAACAAACAGGTCCAGGTGaccatttttacttttcagggATTTCTCCATGGCACTTCTCAGGAAGACTTCCAGAGATGAGCTGGGAATTAGAACTTTAaaaatcttctttaaaaaagtatttccagATGAGTCCCAGAGGTTGATGTCTTTAAGGAAAGCCTTCACTACACCTGTGTTCCTGTTTGTCAAACAGTGGAACATGTAGACTGCAGCCAGGAACTCCTGAACGCTCAGATGAATAAAGCAGTAGACTGTTTTCTGGAGGATCACACAGTCTGTTTTGAAGATCTCTGTACAAACTCCTGAGTAAACAGAGGCCTCTGTGACATCAAGACCACAACGCTCCAGGTCTTCTTTGTAGAACATGATGTTTCCGTCCTCCAGATGTTCAAACGCCAGCCTCCCCAGCTTCAGAAGAACTTCCCTGTCAGATTTGATGAGTTCCTGAGGACTCAATTGATGTTCCCCACCATacttgttcttcttcctctttgtctgaacCAGCAGGAAGTGTGAGTACAGGtcagtcagggtcttgggcagctctcctctctgttctgtGTTCATCATGTGCTCCAGAACTGTggcagtgatccagcagaagaccGGGATTAGacacatgatgtggaggctcCTGGATGTCTTGATGTGTGAGATGATTCTACGGGACAGATATTCATCATCACTGAACCTCCTCCTGAAGTACTCCTCCTTCTGGGCGTCAGTGAAGCCTCGTATTTCTGTTAGCCTGTCAACACATGaaggagggatctgattggctgctgcaggtcgagAAGTTATCCAGATGAGAGCTGAGGGAAGCAGATTCCCCTTGATGAGGTTTGTCAACAGTATGTTTAACTGTGATTTCTTTGTAACATCAGACACAACCTCCATATTTTTGAAGTCCAATGACGGTCTGCTTTCATCCAGGCCGTCAAAGATGAACAACAGTTTACAGACAGCGAGCGTCTCTGCTGTGACCTTCTGTAATGTTGGATGGAAAACACGGAGCAGCTCAAGAAGACTGTACACCTCATCTCTGATCAAGTTCAGCTCCCTGAATGAAAGCAGGATCACCAGACTGAGGTCTTGGTTCTCTGAGCCCTGTGcccagtccagagtgaacttctgCACTGAGAAGGTTTTTCCAACACCAGCGACCCCGTTTGTCAGAACCACTCTGATGGGTttctgttggtcgggttgagcttctgtcttttgcTTCTGTTGGTCGGGTAAGGCTTTAAAGATGTCCTGACACTTGATTGGAGTCTCATGGAGGGTCTTCTTTTTAGAGTCTGTCTCAAGCTGTCTCACCTCATGTTGGGTGTTCACCTCTtcactctgtccctctgtgatgtagagctcaGTGTAGATCCTGTTGAGGagggttctacttcctgtttcatcacttccttcagtcacatgttTACATCTCTTCCTCAGACTGACCTTATGTTCATCTAGAACCTCCTGCAGACCTCTATCtactgaaagagaagaaacatatCCTGAGACTGGAttaataaaatgatcaaataaacaattttttattattacacatTAAGCAAACtgcatgacacaaaaacatccctgtaataaatgtgtgctgctacaagagaagaaaaaaatattgaacataAACTTACAGCAAAAAtctgactaaattaaaatgacaaatttaactatattaatgaaaatattaaCAGCAATACCAACAAATGTAATGAattttaaagtgttgtttttagaCACAATGACTTCAGTCTTACTTATTACAGCGCTGGACTTACTGGATATCTGCAGTCCTCGACTTATTTTAGGTCGTTTTCCACACTGGGGACAGGAGGACTCTCCTGATGAAGTAGACTGGTCCCAGTATGAGGTGAGACACTGTCTACAGAACCAGTGTCCACATCTGGTAGAAACTGGATCACTCAGGACGTCCTGACACAAAGCACAGCTGGacagctgctcctccacagaAACAGACCCCTTTGTTATTCTGTGGAGATAAGGGAAAATTAGATTATTACCAGGCATGGGGAATCAAACCCGGTTCTACATTTGTCAAAACCtgaaaatcaacatgtttatcgATGTCAAATCACTGGTTCACAAACATCCATCACTGATCTATTACATTCTGCTATTGTGACAACCCTTGTTcttagaacaaaaaaacaaatttctgtAGCTTGATATTTTGGTGATCCAAAAGGATCTCTTACTGTGGATCTGAGGGTCCTGGTTCATTACTGAAGTCTGGATGATGATCTTTAGACCAGTCACTCTTCATAGAGAGACAGCTGGACAGAGGAGACtctgctctgtcctcctctttgcCCCCTCCATCACTCATCTTCTTATCTGAGGGTCCTGGTTCATTACTGAAGTCTGGATGATGATCTTTAGACCAGTCACTCTTCATAGAGAGACAGCTGGACAGAGGAGACTCTGCTCCGTCCTCCTCTTTGCCCCCTCCATCACTCATCTTCTGATCTCAAAATTTTCTCTAGGACAATAAATGACATCCATGCAGGTAAAACAACCTGAGGACAAGGAAGACATACAGGTAAGATACAAAGAGGAAGACATACAGGTAAGATACAAAGAGGAAGAATGTGTTAAATGGAGATGGTCAAGCCTCTACATCTCAATGCCTACTGTGGtccttttatgtctttattggagATACAGGAgtagaaaaaaatcagaaatcaggtatagaaagagtggggaatgagatGTGGGAAAGAACCACAGGTTGGATTAATTGGACGTGCGCAATAACCACTTGGATACCAGCGCCCCCTGAAGTGATCCTTAATGTGACTCTGCCTCTCTTCCCGTCTCCCTTAGTACCTGATCCAACACATCAG
Coding sequences within:
- the LOC132978626 gene encoding NACHT, LRR and PYD domains-containing protein 12-like isoform X11, producing MSDGGGKEEDGAESPLSSCLSMKSDWSKDHHPDFSNEPGPSDKKMSDGGGKEEDRAESPLSSCLSMKSDWSKDHHPDFSNEPGPSDPQITKGSVSVEEQLSSCALCQDVLSDPVSTRCGHWFCRQCLTSYWDQSTSSGESSCPQCGKRPKISRGLQISRYVSSLSVDRGLQEVLDEHKVSLRKRCKHVTEGSDETGSRTLLNRIYTELYITEGQSEEVNTQHEVRQLETDSKKKTLHETPIKCQDIFKALPDQQKQKTEAQPDQQKPIRVVLTNGVAGVGKTFSVQKFTLDWAQGSENQDLSLVILLSFRELNLIRDEVYSLLELLRVFHPTLQKVTAETLAVCKLLFIFDGLDESRPSLDFKNMEVVSDVTKKSQLNILLTNLIKGNLLPSALIWITSRPAAANQIPPSCVDRLTEIRGFTDAQKEEYFRRRFSDDEYLSRRIISHIKTSRSLHIMCLIPVFCWITATVLEHMMNTEQRGELPKTLTDLYSHFLLVQTKRKKNKYGGEHQLSPQELIKSDREVLLKLGRLAFEHLEDGNIMFYKEDLERCGLDVTEASVYSGVCTEIFKTDCVILQKTVYCFIHLSVQEFLAAVYMFHCLTNRNTGVVKAFLKDINLWDSSGNTFLKKIFKVLIPSSSLEVFLRSAMEKSLKSKNGHLDLFVRFLHGLSLESNQRLLGGLLGQTDNSPEIIQRVINNLKEMNSDDISPDRSINIFHCLTEINDLSVHQEIQEFLKSANRSEERLSDIHCSALAYMLQMSEEVLDELDLKECNSSDQGRLRLIPAVRNCRKAKFSDCGLSETHCEVVASALMSNPSHLRELDLSSNKLQDSGVKLLCAGLKSPNCRLETLSLRSCSLSEISCSSLASALKSNPSHLRELNLDSNELQDSGVKLLSDLQKNPDYRLETLVWRTSL
- the LOC132978626 gene encoding NACHT, LRR and PYD domains-containing protein 14-like isoform X1, whose amino-acid sequence is MSDGGGKEEDGAESPLSSCLSMKSDWSKDHHPDFSNEPGPSDKKMSDGGGKEEDRAESPLSSCLSMKSDWSKDHHPDFSNEPGPSDPQITKGSVSVEEQLSSCALCQDVLSDPVSTRCGHWFCRQCLTSYWDQSTSSGESSCPQCGKRPKISRGLQISRYVSSLSVDRGLQEVLDEHKVSLRKRCKHVTEGSDETGSRTLLNRIYTELYITEGQSEEVNTQHEVRQLETDSKKKTLHETPIKCQDIFKALPDQQKQKTEAQPDQQKPIRVVLTNGVAGVGKTFSVQKFTLDWAQGSENQDLSLVILLSFRELNLIRDEVYSLLELLRVFHPTLQKVTAETLAVCKLLFIFDGLDESRPSLDFKNMEVVSDVTKKSQLNILLTNLIKGNLLPSALIWITSRPAAANQIPPSCVDRLTEIRGFTDAQKEEYFRRRFSDDEYLSRRIISHIKTSRSLHIMCLIPVFCWITATVLEHMMNTEQRGELPKTLTDLYSHFLLVQTKRKKNKYGGEHQLSPQELIKSDREVLLKLGRLAFEHLEDGNIMFYKEDLERCGLDVTEASVYSGVCTEIFKTDCVILQKTVYCFIHLSVQEFLAAVYMFHCLTNRNTGVVKAFLKDINLWDSSGNTFLKKIFKVLIPSSSLEVFLRSAMEKSLKSKNGHLDLFVRFLHGLSLESNQRLLGGLLGQTDNSPEIIQRVINNLKEMNSDDISPDRSINIFHCLTEINDLSVHQEIQEFLKSANRSEERLSDIHCSALAYMLQMSEEVLDELDLKECNSSDQGRLRLIPAVRNCRKAKFSDCGLSETHCEVVASALMSNPSHLRELDLSSNKLQDSGVKLLCAGLKSPNCRLETLRWSGCSLSEISCSSLVLALKSNPSHLRCLYLDKNKLQDSGVKLLSGFLQSPNCRLETLSLWICSLSEISCSSLASALKSNPSHLRYLNLSNNELQDSVVKLLSGFLQSPNCRLEILSLSGCSLSEISCSSLASALKSNPSHLRYLYLDSNKLQDSGVKLLSGFLQSPNCRLEYLRLSRCSLSEISCSSLASALKSQPSHLRYLYLDSNKLQDSGVKLLSGFLQSPNCRLEYLSLRSCSLSEISCSSLASALKSNPSHLRELNLDSNELQDSGVKLLSDLQKNPDYRLETLVWRTSL
- the LOC132978626 gene encoding NACHT, LRR and PYD domains-containing protein 14-like isoform X2, producing the protein MSDGGGKEEDGAESPLSSCLSMKSDWSKDHHPDFSNEPGPSDKKMSDGGGKEEDRAESPLSSCLSMKSDWSKDHHPDFSNEPGPSDPQITKGSVSVEEQLSSCALCQDVLSDPVSTRCGHWFCRQCLTSYWDQSTSSGESSCPQCGKRPKISRGLQISRYVSSLSVDRGLQEVLDEHKVSLRKRCKHVTEGSDETGSRTLLNRIYTELYITEGQSEEVNTQHEVRQLETDSKKKTLHETPIKCQDIFKALPDQQKQKTEAQPDQQKPIRVVLTNGVAGVGKTFSVQKFTLDWAQGSENQDLSLVILLSFRELNLIRDEVYSLLELLRVFHPTLQKVTAETLAVCKLLFIFDGLDESRPSLDFKNMEVVSDVTKKSQLNILLTNLIKGNLLPSALIWITSRPAAANQIPPSCVDRLTEIRGFTDAQKEEYFRRRFSDDEYLSRRIISHIKTSRSLHIMCLIPVFCWITATVLEHMMNTEQRGELPKTLTDLYSHFLLVQTKRKKNKYGGEHQLSPQELIKSDREVLLKLGRLAFEHLEDGNIMFYKEDLERCGLDVTEASVYSGVCTEIFKTDCVILQKTVYCFIHLSVQEFLAAVYMFHCLTNRNTGVVKAFLKDINLWDSSGNTFLKKIFKVLIPSSSLEVFLRSAMEKSLKSKNGHLDLFVRFLHGLSLESNQRLLGGLLGQTDNSPEIIQRVINNLKEMNSDDISPDRSINIFHCLTEINDLSVHQEIQEFLKSANRSEERLSDIHCSALAYMLQMSEEVLDELDLKECNSSDQGRLRLIPAVRNCRKAKFSDCGLSETHCEVVASALMSNPSHLRELDLSSNKLQDSGVKLLCAGLKSPNCRLETLRWSGCSLSEISCSSLVLALKSNPSHLRCLYLDKNKLQDSGVKLLSGFLQSPNCRLETLSLWICSLSEISCSSLASALKSNPSHLRYLNLSNNELQDSVVKLLSGFLQSPNCRLEILSLSGCSLSEISCSSLASALKSNPSHLRYLYLDSNKLQDSGVKLLSGFLQSPNCRLEYLRLSRCSLSEISCSSLASALKSQPSHLRYLYLDSNKLQDSGVKLLSGFLQSPNCRLEYLSLRSCSLSEISCSSLASALKSNPSHLRELNLDSNELQDSGVKLLSDLQKNPDYRLETLV
- the LOC132978626 gene encoding NACHT, LRR and PYD domains-containing protein 3-like isoform X12, producing the protein MSDGGGKEEDGAESPLSSCLSMKSDWSKDHHPDFSNEPGPSDKKMSDGGGKEEDRAESPLSSCLSMKSDWSKDHHPDFSNEPGPSDPQITKGSVSVEEQLSSCALCQDVLSDPVSTRCGHWFCRQCLTSYWDQSTSSGESSCPQCGKRPKISRGLQISRYVSSLSVDRGLQEVLDEHKVSLRKRCKHVTEGSDETGSRTLLNRIYTELYITEGQSEEVNTQHEVRQLETDSKKKTLHETPIKCQDIFKALPDQQKQKTEAQPDQQKPIRVVLTNGVAGVGKTFSVQKFTLDWAQGSENQDLSLVILLSFRELNLIRDEVYSLLELLRVFHPTLQKVTAETLAVCKLLFIFDGLDESRPSLDFKNMEVVSDVTKKSQLNILLTNLIKGNLLPSALIWITSRPAAANQIPPSCVDRLTEIRGFTDAQKEEYFRRRFSDDEYLSRRIISHIKTSRSLHIMCLIPVFCWITATVLEHMMNTEQRGELPKTLTDLYSHFLLVQTKRKKNKYGGEHQLSPQELIKSDREVLLKLGRLAFEHLEDGNIMFYKEDLERCGLDVTEASVYSGVCTEIFKTDCVILQKTVYCFIHLSVQEFLAAVYMFHCLTNRNTGVVKAFLKDINLWDSSGNTFLKKIFKVLIPSSSLEVFLRSAMEKSLKSKNGHLDLFVRFLHGLSLESNQRLLGGLLGQTDNSPEIIQRVINNLKEMNSDDISPDRSINIFHCLTEINDLSVHQEIQEFLKSANRSEERLSDIHCSALAYMLQMSEEVLDELDLKECNSSDQGRLRLIPAVRNCRKAKFSDCGLSETHCEVVASALMSNPSHLRELDLSSNKLQDSGVKLLCAGLKSPNCRLETLRWSGCSLSEISCSSLVLALKSNPSHLRCLYLDKNKLQDSGVKLLSGFLQSPNCRLETLSWRTSL
- the LOC132978626 gene encoding NLR family CARD domain-containing protein 3-like isoform X7, whose product is MSDGGGKEEDGAESPLSSCLSMKSDWSKDHHPDFSNEPGPSDKKMSDGGGKEEDRAESPLSSCLSMKSDWSKDHHPDFSNEPGPSDPQITKGSVSVEEQLSSCALCQDVLSDPVSTRCGHWFCRQCLTSYWDQSTSSGESSCPQCGKRPKISRGLQISRYVSSLSVDRGLQEVLDEHKVSLRKRCKHVTEGSDETGSRTLLNRIYTELYITEGQSEEVNTQHEVRQLETDSKKKTLHETPIKCQDIFKALPDQQKQKTEAQPDQQKPIRVVLTNGVAGVGKTFSVQKFTLDWAQGSENQDLSLVILLSFRELNLIRDEVYSLLELLRVFHPTLQKVTAETLAVCKLLFIFDGLDESRPSLDFKNMEVVSDVTKKSQLNILLTNLIKGNLLPSALIWITSRPAAANQIPPSCVDRLTEIRGFTDAQKEEYFRRRFSDDEYLSRRIISHIKTSRSLHIMCLIPVFCWITATVLEHMMNTEQRGELPKTLTDLYSHFLLVQTKRKKNKYGGEHQLSPQELIKSDREVLLKLGRLAFEHLEDGNIMFYKEDLERCGLDVTEASVYSGVCTEIFKTDCVILQKTVYCFIHLSVQEFLAAVYMFHCLTNRNTGVVKAFLKDINLWDSSGNTFLKKIFKVLIPSSSLEVFLRSAMEKSLKSKNGHLDLFVRFLHGLSLESNQRLLGGLLGQTDNSPEIIQRVINNLKEMNSDDISPDRSINIFHCLTEINDLSVHQEIQEFLKSANRSEERLSDIHCSALAYMLQMSEEVLDELDLKECNSSDQGRLRLIPAVRNCRKAKFSDCGLSETHCEVVASALMSNPSHLRELDLSSNKLQDSGVKLLCAGLKSPNCRLETLRWSGCSLSEISCSSLVLALKSNPSHLRCLYLDKNKLQDSGVKLLSGFLQSPNCRLETLSLWICSLSEISCSSLASALKSNPSHLRYLNLSNNELQDSVVKLLSGFLQSPNCRLEILSLRSCSLSEISCSSLASALKSNPSHLRELNLDSNELQDSGVKLLSDLQKNPDYRLETLVWRTSL
- the LOC132978626 gene encoding NACHT, LRR and PYD domains-containing protein 3-like isoform X10, yielding MSDGGGKEEDGAESPLSSCLSMKSDWSKDHHPDFSNEPGPSDKKMSDGGGKEEDRAESPLSSCLSMKSDWSKDHHPDFSNEPGPSDPQITKGSVSVEEQLSSCALCQDVLSDPVSTRCGHWFCRQCLTSYWDQSTSSGESSCPQCGKRPKISRGLQISRYVSSLSVDRGLQEVLDEHKVSLRKRCKHVTEGSDETGSRTLLNRIYTELYITEGQSEEVNTQHEVRQLETDSKKKTLHETPIKCQDIFKALPDQQKQKTEAQPDQQKPIRVVLTNGVAGVGKTFSVQKFTLDWAQGSENQDLSLVILLSFRELNLIRDEVYSLLELLRVFHPTLQKVTAETLAVCKLLFIFDGLDESRPSLDFKNMEVVSDVTKKSQLNILLTNLIKGNLLPSALIWITSRPAAANQIPPSCVDRLTEIRGFTDAQKEEYFRRRFSDDEYLSRRIISHIKTSRSLHIMCLIPVFCWITATVLEHMMNTEQRGELPKTLTDLYSHFLLVQTKRKKNKYGGEHQLSPQELIKSDREVLLKLGRLAFEHLEDGNIMFYKEDLERCGLDVTEASVYSGVCTEIFKTDCVILQKTVYCFIHLSVQEFLAAVYMFHCLTNRNTGVVKAFLKDINLWDSSGNTFLKKIFKVLIPSSSLEVFLRSAMEKSLKSKNGHLDLFVRFLHGLSLESNQRLLGGLLGQTDNSPEIIQRVINNLKEMNSDDISPDRSINIFHCLTEINDLSVHQEIQEFLKSANRSEERLSDIHCSALAYMLQMSEEVLDELDLKECNSSDQGRLRLIPAVRNCRKAKFSDCGLSETHCEVVASALMSNPSHLRELDLSSNKLQDSGVKLLCAGLKSPNCRLETLRLSRCSLSEISCSSLASALKSQPSHLRYLYLDSNKLQDSGVKLLSGFLQSPNCRLEYLSLRSCSLSEISCSSLASALKSNPSHLRELNLDSNELQDSGVKLLSDLQKNPDYRLETLVWRTSL